A genomic region of Nostoc sp. UHCC 0702 contains the following coding sequences:
- a CDS encoding HEAT repeat domain-containing protein → MYDEDDLSLLDAESELESPLDKMQPLTADSVVAKPDPEVMLALLENPQPQQRMLAARAFCDIEDTRAIPHLIRLLTDTCPLVRVSAAYGIGRNPSPDAVEPLIAQLNRDWNGYVRKGVVWALGNCRDRRSLAPLANALRTDISAVRLWSASALAQMAEVGYEAVVGAIPPLIEALVQDPVAAVRSNCAWTIGQLCRELPSNVVYATAIDALIQAFAEDQDLGVREDAKASLLGVGDPRGLQLIETLEQEGWF, encoded by the coding sequence ATGTATGACGAAGACGATTTAAGCCTACTCGATGCAGAGTCAGAGCTAGAAAGCCCCCTAGATAAAATGCAGCCACTCACTGCTGATTCAGTTGTGGCAAAGCCCGATCCAGAAGTAATGTTAGCTCTTTTGGAAAATCCCCAACCGCAGCAAAGGATGCTAGCGGCTCGTGCTTTCTGTGATATTGAAGATACACGAGCTATTCCCCATCTGATTCGCTTATTAACTGATACCTGTCCTTTAGTGCGAGTCAGTGCTGCCTATGGTATCGGACGTAATCCCAGTCCAGACGCGGTAGAACCGTTAATTGCCCAACTGAACCGAGATTGGAATGGCTATGTGCGTAAAGGTGTAGTTTGGGCTTTAGGAAACTGCCGCGATCGCCGTTCTTTAGCACCCCTAGCAAACGCCCTCAGAACTGATATCTCAGCAGTGCGTTTATGGTCTGCTAGTGCCTTGGCGCAAATGGCAGAGGTGGGTTATGAAGCAGTTGTCGGAGCAATCCCACCATTAATTGAAGCCCTAGTCCAAGACCCAGTAGCAGCAGTGCGGAGTAACTGTGCTTGGACAATTGGACAGTTATGTCGGGAACTACCTTCTAACGTAGTTTATGCCACAGCGATCGATGCCCTGATTCAAGCCTTTGCCGAAGACCAAGATTTGGGAGTGCGCGAAGATGCTAAAGCTTCACTCTTGGGCGTAGGCGATCCTCGTGGCTTGCAGCTGATTGAAACTCTAGAACAAGAAGGTTGGTTTTAA
- a CDS encoding GNAT family N-acetyltransferase gives MQRSYQYLFPQQDFAHLARTVEQYFSSDTPLWWVDFLGEEGCRGAGVQGCRGAGVQGCRGAGEDKEDKEGNSTFSPSSPSSPSSPSSPSSPSSPSSPSSPSSPSSPIACLWVGNAIDQVRGDRHAHIFLLYVEPEHRRRGIGTALLRYLENWATQRGDRQIGLQVFQSNQAALNLYNQLGYETQSLWMVKSLNTNK, from the coding sequence ATGCAGCGAAGTTACCAGTATTTATTTCCACAGCAAGATTTTGCCCACCTAGCGCGAACAGTCGAGCAATACTTTTCTAGTGACACACCCTTGTGGTGGGTAGATTTTTTAGGAGAAGAGGGGTGCAGGGGAGCAGGGGTGCAGGGGTGCAGGGGTGCAGGGGTGCAGGGGTGCAGGGGTGCAGGGGAAGATAAGGAAGATAAGGAAGGAAATTCTACTTTCTCCCCCTCATCCCCCTCATCCCCCTCATCCCCCTCATCCCCCTCATCCCCCTCATCCCCCTCATCCCCCTCATCCCCCTCATCCCCCTCATCCCCCATCGCCTGCCTCTGGGTGGGAAATGCCATAGATCAAGTCCGGGGCGATCGCCATGCTCACATTTTTCTGCTTTACGTCGAGCCAGAACATCGACGGCGGGGTATTGGTACAGCTTTGTTGCGATATCTGGAAAATTGGGCAACTCAAAGAGGCGATCGCCAAATTGGATTACAGGTGTTTCAATCCAACCAAGCTGCTCTCAATCTTTACAATCAGCTCGGTTATGAAACTCAATCTCTGTGGATGGTAAAATCACTCAATACCAATAAATAA
- a CDS encoding ABC transporter permease codes for MGNQVVIIVGTFILLLTGLLLGYVLSQLVLGFLTFNLLTLFGTLSLILIFGTLYYVLFWQLKREQSQVSPAQRPTEINQSIPQSNLKDKLIAKLGGDAAAAERLIEQAKQNYPDMPESWYCERVLDDLDRDQR; via the coding sequence ATGGGGAACCAAGTAGTTATTATCGTCGGCACATTTATTCTCTTACTCACGGGTTTATTACTTGGCTACGTTCTCTCACAGTTAGTTCTAGGATTTTTGACATTTAATCTACTAACTCTTTTCGGAACACTCAGTCTGATTTTAATTTTTGGTACACTTTATTACGTTTTATTTTGGCAGTTAAAGAGAGAACAGTCGCAAGTATCACCAGCACAAAGACCCACCGAGATCAACCAGAGCATACCCCAGAGCAATCTCAAAGACAAGCTGATCGCTAAATTAGGTGGTGATGCAGCCGCAGCCGAACGGTTAATTGAACAGGCAAAACAGAACTATCCTGATATGCCCGAAAGCTGGTATTGCGAAAGAGTACTCGATGATTTAGACCGCGATCAGCGCTAA
- a CDS encoding AmpG family muropeptide MFS transporter, producing the protein MREVQALRQAVQSRKMGALLLLGFASGLPLFLTSRTLQLWMQDANVDIGKITLFGLLALPYSLKFLWSPLLDRFVPPLLGARRGWLILTQIGLVSAIATLALQQPAQSSQVLQILAINCLIITFLSATQDIAGDAYRTDILEPIESEAGASVWVLGYRVALFVTSSLALILADYIPWNGVYLLMAAFMAGSILTTLWAPPEAKVRDDTEKAPLSFKDVIFLLLITALVAGLLGGVFVGFIALPVFYWLLAGLIVAWIVSSLLLPTELLNENRENRAPQNLQEAIFLPFKEFFHRFGLAQAGVILIFIILYKLGDSLVGITANLFLREINFTKTEIGAIQAGMGFLATTVGVLAAGVIMTRISLNRSLWLFGILQLLSNLGYYALAVTGKDYSLLVLAVNIENFSAGLVTVATVAFLMNLCNHRFTTTQFALFSSLMAISRDVLSAPAGNWAKATGWPSFFLLTIVAALPGLLLLPFVAPWNQKPMAISRPGLDEQEDLWGTK; encoded by the coding sequence ATGAGAGAAGTTCAAGCACTACGACAGGCAGTCCAAAGCCGCAAGATGGGTGCTTTGTTATTACTGGGTTTTGCATCTGGTTTGCCCTTGTTCTTAACTAGTAGAACATTGCAGTTGTGGATGCAAGATGCCAACGTTGATATCGGGAAAATTACTTTATTTGGTTTGCTGGCTTTACCTTATTCCCTGAAATTCTTGTGGTCGCCGTTGTTAGATAGATTTGTGCCGCCACTTTTGGGAGCAAGGCGAGGCTGGCTAATACTTACTCAAATTGGGCTAGTATCAGCGATCGCAACTCTAGCATTGCAACAGCCTGCCCAAAGTAGTCAAGTGCTGCAAATACTAGCCATCAACTGTCTAATCATTACTTTTTTGAGTGCTACCCAAGATATTGCTGGTGATGCCTACCGCACCGACATTTTAGAACCGATAGAATCTGAAGCAGGTGCATCAGTTTGGGTGCTAGGCTATCGCGTAGCTTTGTTTGTCACTAGTTCCCTAGCTTTGATTTTAGCTGACTACATCCCCTGGAATGGTGTTTATCTCCTGATGGCAGCTTTTATGGCAGGAAGTATACTCACAACTTTGTGGGCACCACCGGAAGCAAAGGTGCGCGACGACACAGAAAAAGCACCTTTATCTTTTAAAGATGTGATTTTTCTTTTGTTGATCACTGCCTTGGTAGCTGGGTTACTGGGAGGCGTTTTCGTTGGCTTTATCGCTCTACCCGTATTTTATTGGCTGTTGGCAGGTTTGATAGTAGCTTGGATAGTCTCATCTTTGTTATTACCCACTGAGTTACTAAATGAAAACAGAGAAAATCGTGCCCCCCAAAATTTACAAGAAGCGATTTTTCTACCTTTTAAAGAATTTTTCCACCGCTTTGGACTGGCTCAAGCTGGTGTTATCCTGATTTTCATCATCCTCTATAAACTGGGTGATTCTTTGGTGGGCATCACAGCCAATTTATTTCTCCGCGAAATTAACTTTACCAAAACTGAGATTGGGGCAATTCAAGCAGGGATGGGATTTCTCGCCACGACCGTCGGCGTATTAGCTGCTGGCGTCATCATGACTAGAATTAGCTTAAATCGCAGTTTATGGTTATTTGGCATACTGCAATTACTCAGTAACTTGGGCTATTATGCCTTAGCGGTGACAGGCAAAGATTACTCGCTTTTAGTCTTGGCAGTTAATATCGAAAACTTCAGTGCTGGACTAGTTACAGTGGCAACAGTAGCCTTTTTAATGAATCTTTGTAACCACCGCTTTACAACTACTCAGTTCGCTTTATTCTCTAGCTTAATGGCCATTAGTAGAGATGTTCTCTCTGCTCCCGCAGGAAATTGGGCTAAGGCTACTGGCTGGCCCTCATTTTTCTTGCTCACTATAGTAGCAGCGTTACCAGGATTGCTACTTTTGCCTTTTGTTGCCCCTTGGAATCAAAAACCAATGGCAATATCCAGACCAGGACTTGACGAACAAGAGGATTTATGGGGAACCAAGTAG
- a CDS encoding DNA phosphorothioation-associated putative methyltransferase — translation MSEALEIERHRAAIARHDISRPVRLAIESEILNQDTTFFDYGCGHGGDVERVAKLGYTSAGWDPYYYPNTPITAADVVNLGYVLNVIEDQEERRQSLIQAWELTQKVLIVAAQVLINAPSKAQFAYSDGIVTCRNTFQKYYEQQELKTYIDQVLNVDAVPVALGVYFVFRDEAQKENYKAIRFFSRTSTPRVRIPTKRFEDYQEQLEPLMAFFTKRGRLPVKGELANEQELLTEFGNFRRAFAIVLQATDEAEWDAIAYRRSLDIQVYLALTHFDQRPKFHQLAPEMRYDIKAFFGGYEEACLVADQKLFSLGNPKVVQTACEKSKIGKHTRGALYVHISALAALDPLLRIYEGCASRTIGRVDQATLIKYYTDKPQISYLFYPDFDNDPHPALKASITIDLKTLYITHRDYENRANPPILHRKENFVTSNYPRYEEFAQLTKQEQQLGLLKLKSEIGTREGWKKCLAAHGVEIRGHEIFNC, via the coding sequence ATGTCCGAAGCGCTAGAAATTGAGCGTCACAGAGCTGCGATCGCTCGTCATGACATATCTCGCCCTGTACGATTGGCAATAGAATCCGAAATCCTAAATCAGGATACCACTTTTTTTGACTACGGTTGTGGACACGGTGGTGATGTAGAGCGAGTAGCTAAATTAGGCTACACCAGTGCCGGCTGGGATCCTTACTACTACCCCAATACACCAATCACCGCCGCCGATGTAGTTAACTTGGGTTACGTCCTCAACGTCATTGAAGACCAAGAGGAACGCCGCCAAAGCCTGATCCAAGCTTGGGAACTCACCCAGAAAGTTTTAATTGTCGCGGCTCAAGTGCTAATTAACGCTCCCAGTAAAGCCCAGTTTGCCTACAGCGATGGTATCGTCACCTGCCGCAATACTTTTCAGAAATATTACGAACAACAAGAACTTAAAACTTACATTGATCAAGTATTAAATGTAGATGCAGTGCCGGTGGCTTTAGGGGTCTACTTTGTTTTTCGTGATGAAGCCCAAAAAGAGAACTACAAAGCTATCCGCTTTTTTTCTCGTACTTCTACCCCACGAGTCCGCATCCCCACCAAGCGGTTTGAAGACTATCAAGAACAGCTTGAACCACTGATGGCCTTTTTTACCAAACGTGGCAGATTACCAGTCAAAGGCGAATTAGCAAATGAACAAGAATTGCTAACTGAATTTGGTAATTTTCGCCGTGCCTTTGCTATAGTTTTGCAAGCCACCGATGAGGCAGAATGGGATGCGATCGCCTACCGTCGCTCATTAGATATCCAAGTTTATCTTGCCCTCACTCACTTTGATCAACGCCCGAAATTCCATCAGCTAGCGCCAGAAATGCGTTATGATATCAAAGCCTTTTTCGGTGGCTATGAAGAAGCATGCCTTGTAGCCGACCAAAAGCTTTTCAGCTTAGGCAATCCCAAGGTTGTACAGACTGCTTGTGAAAAAAGCAAAATTGGCAAACACACACGCGGCGCTTTGTACGTTCATATTTCCGCCCTAGCAGCACTAGACCCCTTGCTGCGAATTTACGAAGGCTGTGCCAGCCGTACCATTGGGCGTGTGGATCAAGCCACACTAATCAAATATTACACCGACAAACCGCAAATATCCTATCTTTTTTATCCCGACTTTGACAATGACCCCCATCCAGCCTTAAAAGCAAGTATAACTATTGACTTAAAAACTTTATATATAACTCACCGAGACTATGAAAATAGAGCAAATCCGCCCATCTTACACCGCAAAGAAAATTTTGTAACTAGCAACTACCCTCGCTATGAAGAATTTGCTCAACTCACCAAACAAGAACAGCAATTAGGACTCCTCAAGCTCAAAAGCGAAATCGGTACCCGCGAAGGTTGGAAAAAATGCCTCGCCGCACATGGAGTAGAAATTAGGGGGCATGAAATATTTAATTGTTGA
- the dndE gene encoding DNA sulfur modification protein DndE, with translation MESPIERIKLSQTAKDQLLKLRRNTKIEQWNILCRWAFCRSLAEATPPSPVPIPQDSNVEMTWRVFGGEMSDILLLALKQRCHNDGYDTDKETLATQFRLHLHRGIGYLAGDPNIKKIEDLIELAVKD, from the coding sequence ATGGAATCCCCAATCGAAAGAATTAAACTATCCCAAACAGCCAAAGACCAACTGCTCAAACTCAGGCGCAACACCAAAATCGAGCAATGGAATATCCTTTGCCGTTGGGCGTTTTGTCGTTCCCTAGCAGAAGCCACCCCACCCTCCCCCGTACCAATTCCCCAAGATAGCAACGTCGAAATGACTTGGCGCGTCTTTGGCGGTGAAATGTCTGATATTCTCCTTCTCGCCCTCAAACAACGCTGTCACAATGACGGTTATGATACTGACAAAGAAACCCTCGCCACTCAATTTCGCTTACATTTACACCGTGGCATTGGTTACTTAGCAGGCGACCCAAATATCAAGAAAATTGAAGATTTAATTGAACTAGCGGTTAAAGATTGA